The proteins below are encoded in one region of Crateriforma spongiae:
- a CDS encoding arylsulfatase: protein MKAVIRWLVPTTLIIWGTVCSAEEAGKVKPPTPTFEDREVLPIKPPSIPPIKTLDARDMGTPSVFEVKPPKGAPNVIIILVDDLGFGGTSHFGGPVKTDTFDKLAKQGIFYNQFHSTALCSPTRQALKTGRNHHSAAMGKITELATSFPGYTGVLPDDVAAIGKMMNYNGYSTSAYGKWHETAVWEISPSGPMSRWPNRQGFDEFYGFLGGETNQWTPTIYHNENRVETPDQPDYHFLSDMTTKAIDWMRFQQSLTPEKPFFMYFAPGATHAPHHVPKSYIEKQKGRFDQGWDVLREQIYQRQLASGVIPKGTKLAEKPDWIKDWANLSADEKKLFSRQAEVFSAYIDMTDTEIGRLVQAVEDLGEIDNTLIFYIAGDNGTSAEGIENGLYNEMTYFNAEPKGSDVEFMLQYYDKWGGPETYPHMAAGWAVAYDSPFAWTKQIASDYGGTRQGMVVHWPNGIQSKGELRSQWHHVIDVVPTILEAIGVPQPKVVDGIPQRPIEGVSMVYSFDNPDAADRHTIQYFEMFGNRALYQNGWMARTIHSPPWGEPQNRIADDVWELYNVAEDFSMSTNVADQHPDKLAELQDRFIGEAIAYNVLPMDDRRIELANPQIAGRPDLMFGRTKLELSEGMFGLLENDFINTKNTSYSIEADLETNNASTHGVVLAQGGRFGGYSLYLDKGIPVFVYNYLGLQETKVSGKSPLPAGKSTLKMSFDYEGGRGGGGTVTLSVNGQSVATGHVPKTEPNIYSADETAGVGVDMETPVSGAYTRETSKFNGQIHRVVIETHPDSH from the coding sequence ATGAAAGCGGTCATCCGTTGGCTCGTTCCCACCACCCTGATCATTTGGGGGACCGTTTGCTCGGCTGAAGAAGCCGGCAAGGTCAAGCCGCCGACACCGACATTTGAGGACCGCGAGGTCCTGCCGATCAAGCCGCCGTCCATCCCGCCGATTAAAACGCTGGACGCGCGTGACATGGGAACGCCTTCGGTTTTTGAAGTGAAACCGCCCAAGGGTGCCCCCAATGTGATCATCATTTTGGTGGACGATCTTGGATTCGGCGGAACCAGTCATTTCGGCGGTCCGGTCAAGACCGATACGTTCGACAAGCTTGCCAAGCAGGGGATCTTTTACAACCAATTTCATTCCACGGCGCTCTGTTCACCGACACGCCAAGCTTTGAAAACGGGTCGCAATCATCATTCCGCCGCGATGGGCAAGATTACCGAATTGGCCACATCGTTTCCGGGTTACACCGGCGTTCTGCCCGACGATGTCGCCGCGATCGGAAAGATGATGAATTACAACGGCTACAGCACGTCGGCGTACGGGAAATGGCATGAGACGGCCGTTTGGGAAATCAGCCCGTCGGGACCGATGTCGCGTTGGCCGAATCGCCAAGGGTTTGATGAGTTTTACGGATTTCTAGGCGGTGAAACCAACCAATGGACGCCGACCATCTATCACAACGAAAATCGCGTCGAAACGCCTGACCAGCCGGATTATCACTTCCTGTCCGACATGACGACCAAGGCGATTGATTGGATGCGATTTCAGCAGTCGCTGACGCCCGAGAAACCCTTCTTTATGTATTTCGCACCGGGCGCGACTCATGCCCCCCACCACGTGCCAAAGTCGTATATCGAAAAACAGAAGGGACGGTTTGATCAGGGATGGGATGTCCTGCGAGAACAGATCTATCAACGCCAGTTGGCCAGCGGCGTGATTCCCAAGGGAACGAAGTTGGCCGAGAAACCAGACTGGATCAAGGACTGGGCGAATTTGTCGGCGGACGAGAAAAAGCTGTTTTCGCGACAGGCCGAAGTGTTCTCGGCGTATATCGACATGACCGACACGGAAATTGGTCGCCTGGTACAAGCCGTGGAAGATTTGGGTGAAATCGACAACACGTTGATTTTCTACATCGCCGGTGACAACGGCACGAGCGCCGAAGGCATCGAGAACGGGTTGTACAACGAAATGACTTACTTCAACGCCGAGCCGAAGGGATCGGATGTTGAGTTCATGCTGCAGTACTACGACAAGTGGGGCGGACCTGAAACCTATCCACACATGGCCGCCGGTTGGGCGGTTGCCTACGATTCACCGTTCGCTTGGACCAAGCAAATCGCTTCGGATTACGGTGGCACCCGACAGGGAATGGTCGTTCATTGGCCCAACGGAATTCAATCCAAAGGAGAATTGCGAAGCCAATGGCATCACGTGATCGACGTGGTTCCGACCATCTTGGAAGCCATCGGGGTCCCGCAGCCCAAAGTGGTTGACGGAATTCCCCAACGACCGATCGAGGGCGTCAGCATGGTCTATAGCTTCGACAACCCGGACGCCGCGGACCGTCACACGATTCAGTATTTCGAGATGTTTGGGAATCGTGCGTTGTACCAAAATGGATGGATGGCTCGCACAATCCACTCGCCGCCTTGGGGCGAGCCGCAGAACCGGATCGCAGATGACGTCTGGGAGTTGTACAACGTCGCCGAAGACTTCAGCATGTCGACGAACGTTGCCGACCAGCACCCCGACAAGCTTGCCGAACTTCAAGATCGTTTCATCGGTGAGGCGATCGCCTACAACGTCTTGCCGATGGATGATCGACGGATCGAGCTTGCGAACCCTCAGATTGCCGGCCGCCCCGATCTGATGTTCGGTCGCACCAAGCTGGAGTTATCCGAAGGCATGTTCGGACTGCTGGAGAACGATTTTATCAACACGAAGAACACGTCCTATAGCATCGAAGCCGACTTGGAAACCAATAACGCGAGCACTCATGGAGTGGTGTTGGCCCAGGGTGGACGATTCGGTGGTTACAGTCTTTATCTTGACAAGGGCATTCCGGTCTTCGTCTACAACTATCTGGGACTTCAAGAAACGAAGGTCTCTGGCAAGTCTCCGCTACCCGCGGGCAAATCAACGTTGAAGATGAGCTTCGACTATGAGGGTGGCCGCGGCGGAGGCGGGACGGTAACGCTATCGGTCAACGGCCAATCGGTCGCCACTGGGCACGTCCCCAAGACGGAACCGAACATCTATTCGGCTGACGAAACCGCCGGTGTGGGCGTCGACATGGAGACGCCTGTCAGCGGAGCGTACACACGGGAAACGAGCAAATTCAACGGTCAGATTCACCGCGTTGTCATTGAGACCCATCCGGACAGCCATTAG